A window of Christiangramia forsetii KT0803 contains these coding sequences:
- a CDS encoding NAD(P)/FAD-dependent oxidoreductase, which translates to MKQFDIIIVGGGAAGFFTAMNAAENNPELKILILERGKEVLTKVKVSGGGRCNVTHAEFIPAELVKKYPRGEKELRGPFHNFMTGDTIAWFNERGIELKTEEDGRMFPITDSSQTIIDCFTKECKKLNIEIQKGQSLKNFSREQDFWQINTNSTSFKSSKLMLATGSNSKVWNLLQKMGHHIVDAVPSLFTFNIQDNRIKGIAGIATDAEVKILNENLESSGPLLITHWGMSGPAILKLSAWGARGLNMLDYKFDIQVNWLPGYTKTDILNDLKELKFSISKQQVSTRPQFDLPKRLWQSIVSAAKIETDTKWADLNKDQLKKLAEELTSAVFNVNGKSTFKEEFVTAGGVDLKEVDFKTFESKLLKDLYFAGEILNIDAITGGFNFQNAWTGGYLAAKAMS; encoded by the coding sequence TTGAAGCAATTTGATATAATTATCGTGGGTGGTGGTGCCGCAGGTTTTTTCACGGCTATGAATGCTGCTGAAAATAATCCTGAACTTAAAATTCTAATTCTCGAAAGAGGAAAAGAAGTACTTACAAAAGTAAAAGTTTCCGGAGGAGGCCGCTGTAATGTTACTCATGCCGAATTCATTCCTGCTGAACTTGTAAAAAAATATCCCCGTGGAGAAAAAGAACTTCGCGGACCTTTTCATAATTTCATGACGGGCGATACAATAGCATGGTTCAATGAACGCGGAATAGAACTAAAAACCGAAGAAGACGGCAGGATGTTCCCGATCACCGATAGTTCTCAAACTATTATAGACTGCTTCACCAAAGAATGTAAAAAACTGAATATTGAAATTCAAAAAGGACAAAGCCTGAAGAATTTTTCGAGAGAACAGGACTTCTGGCAAATAAATACGAATAGCACAAGTTTTAAATCTTCGAAATTAATGCTTGCGACCGGCAGTAATTCAAAGGTGTGGAATTTACTTCAAAAAATGGGACATCATATTGTAGACGCTGTACCCTCTCTCTTTACTTTTAATATTCAGGATAACAGAATTAAAGGAATTGCCGGAATTGCTACTGATGCTGAAGTAAAAATTTTAAATGAAAACCTGGAAAGCTCAGGCCCCCTCTTAATCACACATTGGGGAATGAGCGGTCCCGCAATCTTAAAACTATCAGCCTGGGGCGCTAGAGGACTAAACATGCTCGATTATAAGTTCGATATTCAGGTAAACTGGCTCCCGGGATATACCAAAACAGATATTTTAAACGACCTGAAAGAATTGAAATTTTCAATTTCAAAACAACAAGTTTCTACCAGACCACAATTTGATCTACCAAAAAGACTCTGGCAGAGTATAGTTTCCGCAGCAAAAATAGAGACCGATACGAAGTGGGCTGATCTCAATAAAGATCAGCTTAAAAAACTTGCAGAAGAACTTACCTCTGCAGTTTTTAATGTAAACGGTAAAAGCACTTTTAAAGAAGAATTTGTAACTGCCGGAGGAGTAGATCTAAAAGAAGTCGATTTTAAAACTTTCGAAAGTAAACTTCTTAAAGACCTTTATTTTGCCGGGGAAATTTTAAATATAGATGCAATTACTGGTGGCTTCAACTTTCAGAATGCCTGGACCGGTGGATACCTCGCCGCAAAGGCTATGAGTTAA
- a CDS encoding glycerophosphodiester phosphodiesterase: MNNFLKIGHRGAKAHVAENTLESIQKALDIGVDMIEIDVHKCASGELWVIHDFTLDRTTNGSGEIAKKSAEELSKLKVENHFKIPLLTEVLDLIEGKCLINIELKGLNTATPVCMLLKKKITEGTWNYSDFIISSFQKNELFEVRNNDEQAPIAILSKASVPEAIELGKRLNAWTIHPSLGIITRDNTKLSQDAGFKVNVWTVNEREDIKRMIDFGVDGIISDYPNRLHNPVLNLNP, from the coding sequence ATGAACAATTTTCTAAAAATAGGACATAGGGGAGCAAAAGCTCACGTTGCAGAAAACACTTTGGAAAGCATACAAAAAGCTTTAGATATTGGGGTGGATATGATAGAAATTGATGTGCATAAATGTGCGAGCGGTGAACTTTGGGTAATTCATGATTTCACCTTAGATAGAACTACCAACGGGAGTGGGGAAATTGCGAAAAAATCCGCTGAAGAACTAAGTAAACTTAAAGTAGAAAACCATTTTAAAATTCCGCTGTTAACTGAAGTCCTTGATCTTATTGAAGGAAAATGCCTGATTAATATTGAGTTGAAAGGTTTAAATACCGCAACTCCTGTTTGTATGTTATTAAAGAAAAAAATTACTGAAGGAACATGGAACTATTCAGATTTTATCATTTCAAGTTTTCAGAAAAATGAACTTTTTGAAGTTCGCAATAACGATGAACAGGCACCAATAGCCATTCTTAGCAAGGCAAGTGTACCAGAGGCGATAGAATTGGGAAAGCGTCTTAACGCATGGACTATACATCCTTCTTTGGGAATTATAACCAGGGACAATACCAAACTAAGTCAGGATGCAGGTTTTAAGGTAAATGTATGGACCGTTAATGAAAGGGAAGACATTAAAAGAATGATAGATTTTGGGGTGGATGGAATAATTTCAGATTATCCAAATCGTCTGCACAACCCGGTTCTAAACCTGAATCCATAA